In Desulfovibrio sp. 86, the following proteins share a genomic window:
- the traT gene encoding complement resistance protein TraT: protein MTLKKMSFIALLLCVSLVPLAACVRQAADPDKLEVLRSGKLEEALDDDTIADTVYVNVRDNTDRVFGLRAQAESWLQRSGFTIVGNPSEAGNIVQITVLSAGNTDPAHLRQTVAAGYDTPSTLKGTGATTVMADVLLVQRRVPSAQRESKAKLKNISSRNALSNSQMRIALLLPGQIRMDAGAPTLFTETLAREIGTAIHATSKAAGAAKPQQ from the coding sequence ATGACTCTGAAAAAAATGAGTTTTATTGCGCTGCTGCTTTGCGTGAGCCTTGTGCCGCTTGCAGCCTGCGTGCGTCAGGCCGCTGACCCGGACAAACTGGAAGTGCTGCGTTCCGGCAAGCTGGAAGAAGCACTGGACGATGATACAATTGCGGACACTGTCTACGTAAACGTGCGCGACAACACCGACCGCGTTTTCGGGCTGCGCGCCCAGGCAGAATCCTGGCTGCAACGCAGCGGATTCACCATTGTGGGCAATCCCAGCGAGGCCGGAAACATCGTGCAGATCACGGTGCTGTCCGCCGGAAACACGGACCCCGCCCACCTGCGGCAGACTGTAGCCGCAGGCTACGACACGCCATCCACCCTCAAGGGCACTGGAGCCACAACGGTAATGGCCGACGTATTGCTGGTGCAGCGGCGCGTTCCCAGCGCGCAGAGGGAAAGCAAGGCCAAGCTCAAGAACATATCCAGCCGCAACGCCCTTTCCAACAGCCAGATGCGCATAGCCCTGCTGTTGCCGGGACAGATACGCATGGACGCCGGAGCGCCTACCCTGTTTACGGAAACGCTGGCCCGTGAAATCGGAACCGCCATTCACGCCACCAGCAAGGCCGCTGGAGCCGCAAAACCGCAACAATAG
- a CDS encoding XdhC family protein gives MSKADASDTVSASASSATSAPSGGMAAPWPETLEARVAQLLAAGESVTLLTVISRTGSAPRDAGTRALYTQNGPEGTVGGGLLEARAMEAAAQSLFMGTSSQVSCDMSGFTPDSDMICGGGMDVLCEVLTPNKAPLFALAAQALRAGVGGVWVVDVNREPPLRRLYLDCLPENVGPATDSALPLDASLDIAPVRALLAQRKGRPGLVTSDACRIYVEPLAAPPVLLLCGGGHVSLEVARLAHVCGFIVDVVDDRPEFSNPQRFPMARHCHVLPDYENLVEACGIGRHHYVAVITRGHGFDRETLTQALTSHAQYIGMIGSKTKRDQIYAILRGQGVPDSELAAVCCPIGLTIEAETPQQIAVSIVAELLAVQAGTLKRLRFEE, from the coding sequence ATGAGCAAAGCTGATGCATCAGATACGGTGAGCGCTTCCGCGTCTTCAGCGACCTCCGCTCCTTCAGGCGGCATGGCCGCGCCCTGGCCGGAAACTCTGGAGGCCCGCGTGGCCCAACTGCTTGCCGCTGGGGAAAGCGTGACACTGCTGACGGTCATCAGCCGCACAGGCTCGGCCCCGCGCGACGCGGGCACCCGCGCGCTGTATACGCAAAACGGCCCCGAAGGCACCGTGGGCGGCGGCCTGCTGGAGGCCCGCGCCATGGAGGCTGCGGCCCAGAGCCTGTTTATGGGCACGTCCAGCCAGGTCTCCTGCGACATGAGCGGCTTCACCCCTGACAGCGACATGATCTGCGGCGGCGGCATGGACGTGCTGTGCGAAGTTCTGACGCCAAACAAGGCCCCCCTGTTTGCGCTTGCCGCCCAGGCCCTGCGCGCCGGGGTAGGGGGCGTGTGGGTTGTGGACGTGAACCGCGAGCCGCCCCTGCGCCGTCTGTATCTCGACTGCCTGCCCGAAAACGTTGGCCCTGCCACGGATTCGGCCCTGCCGCTGGACGCCAGCCTGGACATAGCCCCGGTGCGCGCCCTGCTGGCGCAGCGCAAGGGCAGGCCCGGCCTGGTCACGTCGGACGCGTGCCGCATCTATGTTGAACCGCTGGCAGCGCCGCCGGTGCTGCTCCTCTGCGGCGGGGGGCATGTGTCCCTTGAGGTGGCGCGTCTGGCCCATGTCTGCGGCTTTATTGTGGACGTGGTGGATGACAGGCCCGAGTTTTCCAATCCGCAACGTTTCCCCATGGCGCGGCATTGCCATGTGCTGCCAGACTATGAAAATCTGGTGGAAGCCTGCGGCATCGGGCGGCACCATTATGTGGCCGTCATCACGCGCGGGCACGGATTTGACCGCGAAACCCTGACTCAGGCCCTGACCAGCCATGCCCAGTATATCGGCATGATAGGCAGCAAAACCAAGCGCGACCAGATCTATGCCATCCTGCGAGGCCAGGGCGTGCCCGACTCTGAACTTGCCGCTGTGTGCTGCCCCATAGGGCTGACCATTGAAGCTGAAACCCCACAGCAGATAGCCGTGTCCATTGTGGCCGAACTGTTGGCCGTGCAGGCCGGGACGCTGAAACGCCTGCGGTTTGAAGAATAG
- the nifJ gene encoding pyruvate:ferredoxin (flavodoxin) oxidoreductase, giving the protein MAHMKTMDGNNATTHIAYALSETAAIYPITPSSVMGEVMDQMAAKGMKNLFGQKVIVREMQSEAGAAGAVHGMLSAGALTSTYTASQGLLLMIPNMYKLAGELLPGVFHVSARALASHALSIFGDHQDVMAARQTGFCFLASASVQECMDLALVAHLSAIDSSLPFCHFFDGFRTSHEVQKIETIDYEDIRSLVNWDKVAEFRSTAMNPEHPHIRGTAQNPDIYFQNREAANLFYDAVPGIVIENMKKVESITGRKYRLFDYVGHPEADRIIVSMGSSCEVAEETVNYLNNQGQRVGLVKVRLFRPFSTEHLLRALPATTACITVLDRTKESGALGDPLYQDICTAFLEKGEAPTIVGGRYGLGSKDFTPGMAKAVYDNMLALQPKNHFTVGITDDVTNLSLDVDEEIDTVPAGTVQCKFFGLGADGTVGANKQAIKIIGDNTDLYAQAYFAYDSKKSGGFTVSHLRFGSAPITSSYLITKADYVACHKAAYVTQYDILEGIKEGGTFVLNSNWSLADLEKHLPAEMKRTIARKKLKFYNVDAVKVAQEVGLGGRINMIMQTAFFKLANVLDFEKAVALLKESIKKTYGSKGDKIVNMNIAAVDKGMDALEEIKYPASWATATEGAEVCHCNDDDYIRGVVRPILAQQGDKLPVSAMDPAGFMPLGTAACEKRGVAIAIPEWQVENCIQCCQCSFVCPHAAIRPVLATPEELEGAPASFATKDAMGKELKGMQFRIQVYPEDCLGCGSCADVCPAKNKALVMKPLETQMDDQKVNLEFAETHVTLKDKLLARDTVKGSQLQQPLHEFSGACAGCGETPYVKVLTQLFGERMIVANATGCSSIWGASSPTTPYCTNKEGFGPAWGNSLFEDAAEYGCGMGLAYEQRRNLLAMKIEEALKEEGISPELKEAMEGWLANKDDAEGSRKYGDMVIANLDSFESHLAHEIWHMDDLFTKKSVWVFGGDGWGYDIGYGGLDHVLATGDDINVLLMDTEVYSNTGGQSSKATPLGAVAQFAAAGKRTGKKDLGRMAMTYGYVYVASISMGADKQQTLKAFREAEAYKGPSLIIAYAPCINQGLRKGMGKSQEEAKMAVQTGYWPLYRYNPELAKEKKNPFQLDCKAPSADIQEFLGGETRFASLEKTDPEASKALRADLAAAYAERYAMLKQLADLPYPDASEIASESK; this is encoded by the coding sequence ATGGCTCATATGAAAACCATGGATGGCAATAACGCGACAACGCATATTGCCTACGCTCTGTCGGAAACGGCGGCGATCTATCCCATCACGCCCTCGTCCGTCATGGGCGAAGTCATGGACCAGATGGCCGCCAAGGGCATGAAGAACCTCTTCGGCCAGAAAGTGATCGTCCGTGAAATGCAGTCCGAAGCAGGGGCCGCCGGCGCTGTGCACGGCATGCTTTCCGCTGGCGCGCTGACCTCTACCTACACGGCTTCTCAGGGCCTGCTGCTCATGATCCCCAACATGTACAAACTCGCCGGCGAACTGCTCCCCGGCGTTTTTCACGTGTCGGCCCGCGCCCTGGCCTCCCACGCCCTGTCCATCTTTGGCGACCATCAGGACGTCATGGCCGCCCGTCAGACGGGCTTCTGCTTTCTCGCCTCCGCTTCCGTGCAGGAATGTATGGACCTGGCTCTGGTGGCCCACCTGTCGGCCATCGACTCGAGCCTGCCCTTCTGCCACTTCTTTGACGGCTTCCGCACCTCGCACGAAGTGCAGAAGATTGAAACCATCGACTACGAAGACATCCGTAGCCTGGTGAACTGGGACAAGGTGGCCGAGTTCCGCTCCACAGCCATGAACCCCGAGCACCCCCACATTCGCGGCACTGCCCAGAACCCCGACATTTACTTCCAGAACCGTGAAGCTGCCAACCTCTTCTACGACGCCGTGCCCGGCATCGTCATTGAAAACATGAAGAAGGTTGAATCCATCACGGGCCGCAAATACCGCCTGTTCGACTACGTGGGCCACCCCGAAGCCGACCGCATCATCGTCTCCATGGGCTCGTCCTGTGAAGTGGCGGAAGAAACGGTCAACTACCTGAACAACCAGGGCCAGCGCGTCGGTCTTGTGAAGGTGCGCCTGTTCCGTCCCTTCTCCACCGAGCACTTGCTGCGCGCCCTGCCCGCCACCACCGCCTGCATCACCGTGCTTGACCGCACCAAGGAAAGCGGCGCTTTGGGCGATCCCCTGTACCAGGACATCTGCACCGCCTTCCTCGAAAAGGGCGAAGCCCCCACCATCGTGGGCGGCCGCTACGGCCTGGGTTCCAAGGACTTCACCCCCGGCATGGCCAAGGCCGTGTATGACAACATGCTGGCCCTGCAGCCCAAAAATCACTTCACCGTGGGCATCACCGACGACGTCACCAATCTCTCCCTTGACGTGGACGAGGAAATCGACACCGTGCCCGCCGGTACCGTGCAGTGCAAGTTCTTCGGCCTCGGCGCCGACGGCACCGTGGGCGCCAACAAGCAGGCCATCAAGATCATCGGCGACAACACCGACCTCTACGCCCAGGCCTACTTTGCCTATGACTCCAAGAAGTCCGGCGGCTTCACCGTGTCGCATTTGCGCTTCGGCTCCGCCCCCATCACGTCGTCCTACCTCATCACCAAGGCCGACTACGTTGCCTGTCACAAGGCGGCCTATGTGACCCAGTACGACATTCTTGAAGGCATCAAGGAAGGCGGCACCTTTGTGCTGAACTCCAACTGGTCGCTGGCTGACCTCGAAAAGCACCTGCCCGCCGAAATGAAGCGCACCATCGCCCGCAAGAAGCTCAAGTTCTACAACGTGGACGCCGTGAAGGTCGCCCAGGAAGTGGGCCTTGGCGGCCGCATCAACATGATCATGCAGACCGCCTTCTTCAAGCTGGCCAACGTGCTCGACTTCGAAAAGGCCGTGGCCCTGCTTAAGGAATCCATCAAGAAAACCTACGGCAGCAAGGGCGACAAGATCGTCAACATGAACATCGCCGCCGTGGACAAGGGCATGGACGCCCTGGAAGAAATCAAGTACCCCGCCAGCTGGGCCACCGCCACCGAAGGCGCTGAAGTATGCCACTGCAACGACGATGACTACATCCGCGGCGTTGTGCGTCCCATTCTTGCCCAGCAGGGCGACAAGCTGCCCGTGTCCGCCATGGACCCGGCCGGTTTCATGCCCCTCGGCACCGCCGCCTGCGAAAAGCGCGGCGTGGCCATTGCCATTCCCGAATGGCAGGTCGAAAACTGCATCCAGTGCTGCCAGTGTTCCTTTGTGTGCCCCCACGCGGCCATCCGCCCCGTGCTTGCCACCCCTGAAGAACTGGAAGGCGCCCCGGCCAGCTTTGCGACCAAGGACGCCATGGGCAAGGAACTCAAGGGCATGCAGTTCCGCATTCAGGTCTATCCTGAAGACTGCCTGGGCTGCGGCTCCTGCGCCGACGTGTGCCCCGCCAAAAACAAGGCCCTGGTCATGAAGCCGCTGGAAACCCAGATGGACGACCAGAAGGTCAACCTCGAGTTTGCCGAAACCCACGTGACCCTCAAGGACAAACTGCTGGCTCGCGACACCGTCAAGGGTTCGCAGCTGCAGCAGCCCCTGCACGAGTTCTCCGGCGCGTGCGCCGGTTGCGGCGAAACCCCCTATGTCAAGGTGCTCACCCAGCTCTTCGGCGAACGCATGATCGTCGCCAACGCCACGGGCTGCTCCTCCATCTGGGGTGCTTCTTCGCCCACCACGCCTTACTGCACCAACAAGGAAGGCTTTGGCCCGGCCTGGGGCAACTCCCTGTTTGAAGACGCCGCCGAATACGGCTGCGGCATGGGCCTTGCCTACGAACAGCGCCGCAACCTGCTGGCCATGAAGATTGAAGAAGCCCTGAAGGAAGAAGGCATCAGCCCCGAACTCAAGGAAGCCATGGAAGGCTGGCTGGCCAACAAGGACGACGCCGAAGGCTCCCGCAAGTACGGCGACATGGTCATTGCCAACCTTGATTCCTTCGAAAGCCACCTTGCCCACGAGATCTGGCACATGGACGACCTCTTCACCAAGAAGAGCGTGTGGGTCTTCGGCGGCGACGGCTGGGGCTATGACATCGGTTACGGCGGCCTGGACCACGTGCTGGCCACCGGCGACGACATCAACGTCCTGCTGATGGATACCGAAGTGTACTCCAACACCGGCGGTCAGTCCTCCAAGGCCACCCCGCTTGGCGCTGTGGCGCAGTTCGCCGCCGCCGGCAAGCGCACCGGCAAAAAGGACCTTGGCCGCATGGCCATGACCTATGGCTATGTGTACGTGGCTTCCATCTCTATGGGCGCGGACAAGCAGCAGACCCTCAAGGCCTTCCGCGAAGCAGAAGCCTACAAGGGCCCCTCGCTCATCATCGCTTACGCTCCCTGCATCAACCAGGGCCTGCGCAAGGGCATGGGCAAGAGCCAGGAAGAAGCCAAGATGGCCGTGCAGACCGGCTACTGGCCCCTGTACCGCTACAACCCCGAACTGGCCAAGGAAAAGAAAAATCCCTTCCAGCTCGACTGCAAGGCCCCCAGCGCGGACATCCAGGAATTCCTGGGCGGCGAAACCCGCTTTGCCTCGCTGGAAAAGACCGATCCGGAAGCTTCAAAGGCCCTGCGCGCGGATCTGGCTGCCGCCTACGCCGAACGCTACGCCATGCTGAAGCAGCTGGCTGATCTGCCCTACCCCGACGCCAGCGAAATCGCCAGCGAAAGCAAGTAG
- a CDS encoding methyl-accepting chemotaxis protein, whose translation MCFGFGISLVGIICFAVVAWNASNEVMTMADSALQKQGNALVFAMREADHLHWKERVGNFVAMPPADGKLNVQKDGHKCLFGQWFYNGGREEVEAILPSTSTYFKQMEAAHLDLHKSAAEIERMVQEGDLERARQYFNTITLGKSAAVVETLAQLRTMMLHAADEDKESYKHIMARERYVVAVLLLAVLGCMVISGVAITRSIRNPLRGLVDKSAEVVAGNMDVDLRLPRRDEIGALSSALGSLLDSLKLKLTENQKKSEEAQASADHAQSSLKDAEEKETRIAALLENMNTIAAQADTIAGDLAEHSIILADRVETVYKGSEDQHNLMRGSLDDLEQLAAAATEIAVNAEHSAHGARSSKEYAGSGVDVVTRCAQAISRVNDLASKQNGQITELGEMAQGITGIMSVITDIADQTNLLALNAAIEAARAGEAGRGFSVVADEVRKLAEKTVAATQAVGAKITGIQESIHASVAFMGQTSEAVHESNDLAQQSGEALTQILDLAASNVDSAAGMAVAAQQQNDTVAHVTQGMKNVQDIAEATRTSMGEADHQVRAVAKMATELRELIDRLKNRN comes from the coding sequence TTGTGTTTTGGCTTTGGCATCAGCCTGGTGGGCATAATCTGCTTTGCCGTGGTTGCATGGAATGCCTCCAATGAAGTCATGACCATGGCCGACAGCGCGCTGCAAAAGCAGGGCAATGCCCTGGTTTTCGCCATGCGCGAGGCCGATCATCTGCACTGGAAGGAGCGGGTCGGCAATTTTGTGGCCATGCCGCCTGCGGACGGCAAGCTCAATGTGCAGAAAGACGGCCATAAATGCCTTTTCGGCCAGTGGTTTTACAATGGCGGGCGGGAAGAGGTGGAGGCCATTTTGCCGAGCACGTCCACCTATTTCAAGCAGATGGAAGCCGCCCACCTGGATCTGCACAAGAGCGCCGCAGAAATTGAGCGCATGGTGCAGGAAGGTGACCTTGAAAGGGCCCGGCAGTATTTCAATACCATTACACTGGGCAAATCGGCGGCGGTCGTGGAGACGCTCGCGCAGTTGCGCACCATGATGCTGCACGCCGCCGATGAGGACAAGGAAAGCTACAAGCATATCATGGCCCGTGAAAGATACGTGGTTGCCGTCCTGCTGCTGGCCGTGCTGGGTTGTATGGTGATTTCCGGCGTGGCCATTACGCGCTCCATCCGCAATCCTTTGCGCGGGCTTGTGGACAAGTCCGCCGAGGTGGTGGCGGGCAATATGGACGTGGATCTGCGCCTGCCGCGCAGGGATGAAATAGGCGCGCTGTCGAGCGCGCTGGGCTCCTTGCTGGACAGTCTGAAGCTCAAGCTGACCGAAAACCAGAAAAAGTCTGAAGAGGCTCAGGCCAGTGCCGACCATGCCCAGAGCTCCCTCAAGGATGCGGAGGAAAAAGAGACCCGCATTGCCGCCCTGCTGGAAAATATGAACACCATAGCCGCTCAGGCCGACACCATTGCCGGGGACCTGGCCGAGCATTCCATCATCCTGGCCGATCGGGTGGAGACTGTCTACAAGGGCAGCGAAGACCAGCACAACCTCATGCGCGGCAGCCTTGACGATCTGGAGCAGCTTGCCGCGGCGGCCACTGAAATTGCCGTCAATGCGGAGCATTCGGCCCACGGAGCGCGCAGTTCAAAGGAGTATGCCGGAAGCGGCGTGGATGTGGTGACCCGTTGCGCCCAGGCCATCAGTCGGGTCAACGACCTCGCGTCCAAACAGAACGGGCAGATAACCGAACTGGGCGAGATGGCTCAGGGCATTACCGGCATCATGAGCGTTATTACCGACATTGCCGACCAGACCAACCTGCTGGCGCTGAACGCCGCCATTGAGGCGGCCCGTGCGGGTGAGGCCGGGCGGGGCTTTTCGGTTGTTGCTGATGAAGTGCGGAAGCTGGCGGAAAAAACGGTTGCCGCCACGCAGGCCGTGGGGGCCAAGATCACCGGCATTCAGGAATCCATCCATGCCAGCGTGGCCTTTATGGGGCAGACCAGCGAGGCCGTGCACGAGTCCAATGACCTTGCGCAGCAGTCGGGTGAGGCGCTTACGCAGATTCTGGATCTGGCCGCCTCCAATGTGGACAGCGCCGCAGGCATGGCCGTGGCCGCGCAGCAGCAGAACGACACTGTGGCGCATGTGACGCAGGGCATGAAGAACGTGCAGGACATTGCCGAGGCCACCCGCACGTCCATGGGCGAAGCCGACCACCAGGTGCGGGCCGTAGCCAAGATGGCCACCGAGTTGCGGGAGCTTATCGACAGGTTGAAAAACCGGAATTAG
- a CDS encoding efflux RND transporter periplasmic adaptor subunit: protein MTTRPLFSLPVILSLCLALVACNGDKDGQHDAMRLPVAVFDVVAKDEPWPAEYQAQASGSRAVEVRARVEAIIEKRLYEEGDYVQQGQLLFQLERDRYEALMQQAQAQFTNAEREWRRVRPLYEKNAVSQKERDNALAAYDSAKASLRQAKINLDYCQVTAPVSGYSSKENFTPGNLVGNNSLLTYVNQTDPMYIDFSIAAPEHMLRQGMAAEGRLVTPADGRYKARLRLLDGSMYKGTGEVTFIDSQVQPTTGVIKARAVFDNADRSIMPGQYVRLYMDGDILKDAVLVPQKCVLLTQKGSLVMGVDKDDKVYSIPVVVGVSVGNRYLVLEGLKGGERIISEGMIKARPGSQVSIMPSGGQQPQEGAAKK, encoded by the coding sequence ATGACCACAAGACCGCTATTCTCTCTTCCTGTCATACTCAGCCTTTGTCTTGCACTGGTTGCCTGCAATGGCGACAAGGACGGCCAGCACGACGCCATGCGTCTGCCTGTCGCCGTTTTTGACGTTGTGGCCAAGGATGAACCCTGGCCGGCAGAGTATCAGGCCCAGGCCTCCGGTTCGCGCGCTGTTGAAGTGCGCGCTCGCGTGGAAGCCATTATTGAAAAACGCCTGTATGAAGAAGGCGACTACGTGCAGCAGGGGCAGTTGCTTTTCCAGCTGGAGCGTGACCGCTACGAAGCGCTCATGCAGCAGGCCCAGGCCCAGTTCACCAACGCCGAGCGCGAATGGCGGCGGGTGCGCCCGCTGTATGAAAAAAACGCGGTGTCGCAGAAAGAGCGTGACAATGCCCTGGCCGCCTATGACAGCGCCAAGGCTTCTTTGCGTCAGGCCAAGATCAACCTGGACTACTGCCAGGTGACGGCCCCTGTCTCCGGCTACAGCAGTAAGGAAAACTTCACGCCCGGCAACCTCGTGGGCAACAATTCGCTGCTCACCTACGTGAACCAGACTGACCCCATGTACATCGACTTTTCCATTGCCGCCCCCGAGCATATGCTCCGCCAGGGCATGGCTGCCGAGGGCCGTCTTGTGACGCCTGCCGACGGCCGATACAAGGCGCGTCTGCGCCTGCTGGACGGCAGCATGTACAAGGGAACGGGCGAGGTGACCTTTATCGACAGCCAGGTGCAGCCCACAACCGGCGTCATCAAGGCGCGCGCCGTCTTTGACAATGCCGACCGCAGCATCATGCCCGGACAGTATGTGCGCCTGTATATGGACGGCGACATTCTCAAGGATGCCGTGCTCGTCCCGCAGAAGTGCGTGCTGCTTACCCAGAAGGGTTCGCTGGTCATGGGCGTGGACAAGGACGACAAGGTGTATTCCATTCCTGTGGTCGTCGGCGTGTCCGTCGGCAACAGGTATCTTGTGCTTGAAGGGCTCAAGGGCGGCGAACGCATTATCAGCGAAGGCATGATCAAGGCCCGCCCCGGCTCTCAAGTGAGCATAATGCCTTCAGGGGGCCAGCAGCCTCAGGAAGGCGCGGCCAAGAAGTAG
- the topA gene encoding type I DNA topoisomerase: MGKQLIIVESPAKVKTIKKFLGPSYMVQASVGHVRDLPAKALGVNEEDNFAPQYEVIDNKKNVVSELRAAAAKADTVYLAPDPDREGEAIAWHVAELIRDKAKDIKRIQFNEITAKAVKEALAHPRDLNEDLFDAQQARRILDRLVGYKISPLLWKTIKRGISAGRVQSVALRLIAEREEEREVFKPEEYWLFKVLLSGDTPPPFKADLAKIKGKKAVIANAEEAQALEDALKGQPFVVESVEQKERERAPQPPFITSTLQQAANQRLSYTAKRTMNIAQRLYEGVELGDRGLTALITYMRTDSTRIADEARDAAKDFIAAHFGKDYLPKRARVYKAKGSAQDAHEAVRPVDVTITPDEVKQHLPPDQYNLYRLIWSRFVASQMAGARFHDTTATIACAHSQWRAKGERMLFPGFLAALPRAGEDADAELPPLEAGQTLKLDKLDKEQKFTQPPPRYSEASLVRELEERGIGRPSTYAAIISTLQDREYVSLVERHFVPTDLGRVVCSQLTEHFGRLMDVGFTAQMEEGLDKVAEGKAHWVDLLRAFSDDFNPTLAAAAKNMQSVKGGIPADLPCPECGKPLMIKFGKAGAFLACSGYPGCSYTSNFSRNEDGRVEAVAAEKPQYEKVGQCPQCGRDLVIKKSRTGSSFIACTGYPECKYAAPLSTGVPCPRCQKGQLVEKSTKRGKLFYSCDQYPQCDFALWDRPVPGPCPRCNSPYLVEKKGRAGTKIMCPVKGCGYVKEDGDEQS, encoded by the coding sequence ATGGGCAAACAGTTGATAATAGTGGAATCTCCGGCCAAAGTTAAGACCATCAAAAAGTTTCTAGGGCCGTCATACATGGTGCAGGCCAGTGTGGGCCATGTACGCGATTTGCCCGCCAAGGCCCTCGGAGTAAACGAAGAGGACAACTTCGCGCCCCAGTATGAAGTCATAGACAACAAAAAAAATGTGGTCAGCGAACTGCGCGCCGCCGCCGCCAAGGCCGACACTGTTTACCTTGCCCCTGACCCCGACCGCGAGGGCGAGGCCATTGCGTGGCATGTGGCCGAGCTCATCCGCGACAAGGCCAAGGACATCAAGCGCATCCAGTTCAACGAAATTACAGCCAAGGCCGTCAAAGAAGCGTTAGCGCACCCGCGCGACCTCAATGAAGACCTTTTTGACGCCCAGCAGGCCAGGCGCATTCTGGACAGGCTGGTGGGCTACAAGATTTCTCCCCTGCTGTGGAAGACCATCAAGCGGGGCATATCCGCCGGGCGGGTGCAGTCGGTGGCGCTGCGCCTCATCGCCGAACGCGAGGAAGAGCGCGAGGTGTTCAAGCCGGAGGAATACTGGCTGTTCAAGGTGCTGCTTTCGGGCGACACGCCGCCGCCCTTCAAGGCCGATCTCGCCAAGATCAAGGGCAAAAAAGCGGTCATCGCCAACGCCGAAGAGGCGCAGGCGCTGGAAGACGCCCTCAAGGGTCAGCCCTTTGTGGTTGAGAGCGTGGAACAGAAGGAGCGCGAGCGCGCGCCGCAGCCGCCCTTCATAACCTCCACCTTGCAGCAGGCGGCCAACCAGAGGCTTTCCTACACGGCCAAGCGCACCATGAATATCGCCCAGCGCCTCTATGAAGGCGTGGAGCTTGGCGACCGTGGCCTGACGGCCCTCATTACCTATATGCGTACGGACTCGACGCGCATCGCCGACGAAGCGCGCGACGCGGCCAAGGATTTTATCGCCGCGCACTTCGGCAAGGACTATCTGCCCAAGCGCGCCCGCGTGTACAAGGCCAAGGGCAGCGCCCAGGACGCCCACGAAGCCGTCCGCCCCGTGGACGTGACCATCACTCCCGACGAGGTGAAGCAGCATTTGCCGCCGGATCAGTACAATCTGTACCGGCTCATCTGGTCGCGGTTTGTGGCTTCGCAGATGGCCGGGGCGCGCTTTCACGACACCACAGCCACCATTGCCTGCGCCCACAGCCAGTGGCGCGCCAAGGGCGAGCGCATGCTTTTCCCCGGTTTTCTGGCGGCCCTGCCGCGCGCCGGAGAAGACGCCGACGCCGAACTGCCCCCTCTTGAGGCCGGGCAGACGCTCAAGCTGGACAAGCTGGACAAGGAGCAGAAGTTCACCCAGCCCCCGCCGCGTTACAGCGAAGCAAGCCTTGTGCGCGAGCTGGAAGAACGGGGCATCGGGCGACCCTCCACCTACGCGGCCATCATTTCCACCCTTCAGGACAGAGAGTACGTCAGCCTGGTGGAAAGGCACTTTGTGCCCACGGATCTTGGCCGGGTGGTCTGCAGTCAATTGACCGAACACTTTGGCAGGCTCATGGATGTGGGCTTTACCGCCCAGATGGAAGAGGGCCTCGACAAGGTGGCCGAGGGCAAGGCCCACTGGGTGGATCTTTTGCGCGCCTTTTCCGATGATTTTAATCCCACGCTGGCGGCGGCCGCCAAAAACATGCAGAGCGTCAAGGGCGGCATCCCCGCTGATCTGCCCTGTCCGGAATGCGGCAAGCCGCTGATGATCAAATTCGGCAAGGCAGGAGCTTTTCTTGCCTGTTCCGGCTATCCCGGCTGCAGCTACACCAGCAATTTTTCCCGTAACGAAGATGGCCGGGTCGAGGCCGTGGCCGCCGAAAAACCGCAGTATGAAAAAGTGGGGCAGTGCCCCCAGTGCGGGCGCGATCTTGTCATCAAAAAATCCCGCACGGGCAGCAGTTTTATCGCCTGTACCGGCTACCCCGAATGCAAGTATGCGGCCCCGCTGTCCACGGGCGTGCCCTGCCCGCGCTGCCAGAAAGGCCAGCTGGTGGAAAAAAGCACCAAGCGCGGAAAGCTGTTTTACTCGTGCGACCAGTATCCCCAGTGTGATTTCGCCTTGTGGGACAGGCCCGTGCCAGGCCCCTGCCCGCGCTGTAACTCGCCATACCTTGTTGAAAAAAAGGGCCGGGCCGGCACCAAGATCATGTGCCCGGTCAAGGGGTGCGGCTACGTCAAGGAGGACGGAGATGAGCAAAGCTGA